Part of the Pomacea canaliculata isolate SZHN2017 linkage group LG11, ASM307304v1, whole genome shotgun sequence genome is shown below.
TTTACACGTAAGACCACACAGTGACCCGTAAGTAGAACTATTCATGGGTTAAGTGTGAGAGACTGTCCAGGGCTACTGTCAGATAGAGCCGCCATGATGGAGTCTacatcacacactacacactactcaCAACTGGCAccccggtggcgcaatggtcaACGCGTTAGTCACAACACAGAGAGAATCGGGTACTTCAGTTTAGACATTATCCCGGgtatcatttattttctatgCACGTGACACAAGTGGGCTGCTTCAATAAAGCTAAAAAAAGCCAGATATTAATGATACTGATCATCTGTCTGAGGAATTCAGATCCATCGTGCATATTATCaggatattttgtttcaaaatgtaaGCCATTAATAGAGATTACTTACTTGTAAGCCTCCTATGATTCATTCttgctccttttcttttaaattttgtttctttaaagtcTTACTTACCTGCGGGATAAAAGTCAATATCGagataaatacttaaatatgtGGAAACAAAGGGAAAGGAAATCTCTGGCGTCTTtgttggttcctctttgtgttttctgtatttgtttttgttcatcatcagtgctattgtttgttctttcgtagttcatgtgttgtttgtgttcctCTCCCTTGTATGTTGCCCTTGTCTCTACATTGTTTTCAGCGCTAAGACCATGCTccttaggtgtgtgtgtgtgtatgcactttacaaatgtttgtatttattgttgtttattgttgatctAAGAAATGTAGTCGACttagggtggggtgggaagagAATGCAGTCAAGTCCGGTTGAAATCTGTAAACAGATTAATACAAGACAGGCTGCTGATGTCCTATCTTACAACAGTTGGAAAGCCAGGCAAAACAGGAAGAGGAATTCTGGGAGCAGTGGGTTGAGGCGGCATTCCCTGATCTGTACTCTAGTgtctacttcctgcctcctgtacACGTCAGCCGCGTGCCGACGACACAAGAGTCTGTTGCTGGTCAGAAAGTTCTCGTCCTTCAGCCACCTCCAAAGGTAGATGAGTCCAACCAGACGGCGACAAGTGCAGTTAAGGACAGTGATGTCCGAcatgatgcagccatgcaaaGAATCCTTCTATGTCTGGAGACAATGtttaaagagaagaaagacgagAACAAAGAAGTGCTGGTTGGAGTGAGTCAGCTCCTGTTTGACGACTACCTGCGTGACTCTCGTTATGCTGACGACGCAAGAAGACTTCCCCTACCCACCAGACACCACTCTGATCTGCGACAGGAATGGAAACCAGGGGACATCGATGTAATTCTTATTCATCGACAGTACGGTCTTGTCATCTGTAAAGTGAAAGCTTTTGGTGGCAACGTAAATGAACACAACATGTCGGAAAAGGAAACAACAGAGAAAACTAACACAAAGATTACAAACAATCTTCAGGAGGCCATCAAACAGCTGGACAGGGCGGGGGTCACGGTGTCATACCTGGCTAATGACGTCACTAACGGTCTACGTGTCACTAAGACGATCGCACTCCCTAACTTGACGGTTATTCAGCTACAACAGGTGCTCGACAATGACCCCGAGCTGACTCAGGTGAGGATTCTTGTCATCGTTTACCTATtcttattgtgttttatttgattctaatttaaacaatttaacttgatgatgatgattgatgatgatgatgattgattgatgattattgatggtgatgatgtaaTCGAGTGCAAGGTCCATATATAATATCAGAATCATTATTCTGCTTACAATTTGTTTAACAGAGTTGCCCTCTCGACCTAATAAAAATTGGTTTCTCAATGGATCACTTACACTAAATTCAAAGGGTAAAGGTTTCCATAAACTTGTTGTAGCTTTGACAACATGCAActataagtggttcaccatgttcAGACAAGTCTTGCACAATTTATCGAATCACGTGCAAACTTCACCGCCATTCACCCTCCTGACACTTTGTAAACACGACAAAAGCATTTTAAGAGTCAGTAACTTTTTTGAGAAATAACGATATAAAGTGTGTCTCTGCTATTCAATATGTCCGCTGAAATCTTTGTCATGTTTGGTTCATTTCTCTTCAGATTAAGTGATTCTCTTACAGGagctgtgtcggtgtctgggaccAAGCGACTccgccgacatcccaggtctgtgtctgtgctgtgatcagttgtctgaccccaagaccccatGTGACGTCAGTAATCACGTGTTAAAGAATCTCGGTGAATGGTGGACACGACGTGTGGCTGTGTCtgggcctgacagtcacatgacacgtgacgtgtacaggacactagtagcacggtaagatacactgtgtacaatgaGTATCACAACATAAACTAACACTGTACGAGTGTTGACGTGTAAATAACTTTTGATATCAAATGCACGTGTGGTGACAGTCAGTGGCAGACTGACATTGATATTGAGATGACGAGATGTCAGGTCTACTGTCATCACATCCTCCCACAACCTCCTCCATCTCACCTTCATCGTCACTAAAAACTCTTGAGCTTTGAGCAACTCACCCgttgtttatgttatttatttattaagtagctgttgtttacacattgtaaataaacatctttataaGACACAATTATTGTCAGACATGTTAGCTTGACTTATAAACTGCTTATCGTTAATATTAGACTTATTACAAGATGTGTAGTCTATAGCTGTGTTACCTTAGTCTGACTGTGACATCAATGTCTATAGTCGTGTTACCTGACTGTGACATCACATTCCtaattctccttttcttctcatGTTACTATCGTCTCTCTATCCTCTCTATATTTTTGATGTAAATCATTGATTTACTTTCTTTCGTGAATATTTCGTTTCTTTCTGCCTCTGCTTGATCACTATCTATGGAAGCCCTGAGGCCAGAGGGCCGAACTAATAAAGTTAACTTAGTTTTACGCAATTCTGTGTGCATATAGTTTATATACTGGatggcgggccagcgggcgggccgatcagagacaggaggcgggccgcaCCTTGCCCTGGTCTGCTATAGACAGTCTGAGATTGATGTGGCGGGTGACACacaacatcacaaacattgCTAGGCCTTTCTCAGGAAACTGTCGTGATGTAGTCTTATTTCGTGGCACGACATTACACACTAACAAACTCCAGCACATACAGTCGATTCCGGTGAATGGGACCACATTGGGACGCCATTATGTTGGACCTAATCACCGGGTGGTCCGACTACACGAACATTGCCCGATGTGACAAGACGGCACGTGCTACACGtcacattaaaatgtcattgtgaCCTTTATTGTGTGTCACACACATATGACTAACATACAAACAGAAACGGCTGCTGATTAGGAGCAttgttattgaaaaataaatttacaaacaaaatcttcCAAACGATGTACACAATCAGGCGGCGCTACTCTGTGGCCTGACCCGCGGCTCACTTGGCTTTTTGGCAATTTTCGCGGCAATTTGGCTTCCACCCGCTTGTGTAGGGGAAGACAGAAGTTGTACTCAGTGTGTCTGACTGTGTGGGTATCGTATTTATACTTTCACCACCTCACGACATCGTCAGTCACTGGGAGACTGAGACCTGCCGCAGTATTTACAAGGCTACACAGAAATATCTACAATGCCGACGACACTCGCTTAGTTTTTACTTTGCTGCCTGACAAAACTAAAAGTGCGAGGAAGAAAATGTCATGAGGGTAAAAGAACTAAAGAACGAAGTCAAGCAGAATTTCAAGTATTTATATCGTGCAAAGATCGTATACAAAGTTGTGACCCTACTTGACCTCGGCGTACGTTTCGACATAAACATTGACATCTTAAGGGTCATGAACTTTGTGGCTGCATCATGAATAGCAGTTAAGCCGTCAACTATGAGGACTGTATCGCCGAGGCTGGTCTCAATGTTCAATCAGGTGTGTCGGACGTCGTGCATGACGGTGATGATACTGACGATGTGAGCCTGAATAATGAAGTTCTTCGAGATGATTGGGACAGAGTAACCTCTAGTGCATCTGATTTCAGCTTCGACAATTTCGTTACTTGCGACGAGAGCTTGGAAACTTGAGGTGTACTTTCTTTTGAGGAAATATGTGAGGAAGCTGCGGCTGCGACACTCAGTGGTGATGGAGTTAATGTCGACTGCGGAAGTGACGACGATGACTATTGAGAATCAACAGGTCCACCACCAAGTTTCCGAAGCCCTCACAGCGCTGATCACGTGAGGGAAGTTGGCCTTCAGGCCCCTGGCGGCAGCGACATGTTGGGACACGTGCCACGTGCGgaacacgtgatgtaaacacgaacacaactcacaggacacgtgatgtaaacacaagcacaactcacaggacaggccaccttggACGAGTTCCTCCCCACGGGGACATCAAGTCTTGTCTACACACggtcacaaccttgctgctcacctgttggacttTGACATCGTGATATGTTTAcacaggattgtgacatgcggtGTCTGTCATACTGTCTCCGTGTCTGGGTGTcatctgaagtaaataaagtgtttcctccATGTAACGTTTATTATGGCGGTCCCTTGAGAAATGTgaaatcgaggttttactgtaaatattttatgaagattctgtacagtttgtaacagtaatgtcaggtttgtttgtttattcactcagctaaactattttcacaaagttaacAATAGAGATTTTTTCACAGTATTTattggtgaagagaataaagttagagagaagaattcaTGCTTCACAGCGACTTGTACAACTgttagtagacagtagaccgttagtgacagagagagagagacagaatgtagtaactactttcacttttttgttttctttcctacCAGAGAAGTACGTTAGTACGTCAAGGCGGAAAACTGTATTACTGAATGTAACTGTCACGAACCAgtctggttcaaggccagaaaacagGGCCGAACTAGTAGTagaaacattaaagaggggCAGTTGGTACCCTGAGGCGATACCGGGCTGAGTGGACAATATGGGTAAATCTCCCTCTGTGGTAGCTGAGCCTGGGAATCGAGGTCGCTTACGAAATGGGGGGCCGCAGTCATCACTTCACAGGTACGTAATTCACGGGTGCTAATGCAAAGGCCAATACACTCGGCCCTGAGAAcagagtttattttctttaccaccGACTGGACACCGGTGCGGACTGGGAGAGCTAGACTGAGTGTCGCGACAGTCAGGGGTTGATGTTACCGACCGTGGGAAGAGGAGCGGTGGATAGATGATGGGTACCCCGAGTATAGCGCGATGGGGTGTAGTTCCTCTAGTCAGAGTTCGATAGCTATGTTTAGAACTAGTTCGATGTAATTGAAGGGGTCCACGTGGCCCGCTAGTATATGAGCTAGGACGGAAGGGTGGTCGAGGCttaagcggcccggtggcgcaacggttagcgcctgtcaccaatacagtgaaggttggctgcccagagttcatttctcgtctcgggcacgctgttctttctctgcacgtggcatctgtttacagggatggctgcctagccgtgatatagccttagttgctagcacggcgtaacccccaccccccacagtgcgaaatcgccgcaaggtggcagcactttcctactaaaacaacatcaacaacaacaacaactggtCGAGGCTTTTTCCCTCGTGTTCCGTCAGAGACGTAGTCTCTGAGTGATAgtcagtcgcaggcagcaggtctgaaatagggaagcccgttcagtcagaacgtatcactacctgctggcacttgtgaTCTTGTGGAGTAGAGAGGAGGGTGCACACTGTAACCAAGAGGCTGATTCTCCCAACGACAAGGGAGGGAATTTactgtgtccggcagcaagaAGTGCGAGGAAGCGGTAGGCAGACCCCACCGTGCCACTGGTCCAGTTGTGGTCATCTACAAAACAGCGCACGTCATCTCTACTACGAGCATCGTCGCTGCATCTAGTGCCTTGGGCAACTGTAGTGGGACAGTGATAAAAAGTCGCCTAGAAGACCAGGTGCATGCAGGCAGCGGCACCCATCTTCCGGAAGCAACGGACGAAGTAGCCGAGTGGTACTATCAGTGCCAGCTAACAGGGACAGTTCGTGTAAGTGTTTGAGGTGGACCATTATCTTCCAAGACTGGGAATTGTGGGTCATATGTACAGTTACTTATGTAAGAAACAATCATCTTCTAAATTCATTATTTTGCAATTATTTCAATGTCGAGCCAGCTAAAGAGACCCCTTTCACCTCGGGCGAGTCAGGCCAGCCTTCTCCCAGCCTACTAGTTACGTCACAGTAACAAACCACttgtattaaataatttaacttACTCAATATACAGGGTTCGTCACAGCAGTTGAtgtgacagtttattttaacaGTAAGATAAGCTCAAGtctccaacatttgtttgtgtcaggttctgcggtccggcgacaacagtgagtgtgccatgcacatgtcctccacgtgtgagtgtcaagaccctgggtcaggccgtgtggtggacaggagagtgctatactgctgtaatcacactcttcccggagcaagttcacctgctacacacggcgcctcccagactctttgtcaccggaccgcccggtacaggtaaaactgtggtgctgctgctgatggccatacagtggcttcggtgtggtcaccacgtctacgttgtcagtacctGGAGTGAGAGTCGTGCAGCgagcagcatgttgtatcacctgttgctgcagacagtaaagacacaacagtcagcaggtgtgtcacccggtcagcctcacctcctgctgtaTCATCTTGATGACGATAAAGACGTGAAGAAGGCCGTCAAGAACTTGTCAAAAAAAGcaagcggagggtcgttgtacgtcatcgccgATGAAGTAGGGAGTGATttgaggtgagttgtacagcgtgtgacgGGATGATAGAGACACAGGTAGATGATGTCTACATTTACTGGATTAAACTTATTTGGTGGTGAACAGGGGATatttcctcaacagttgtgacacctgatggaggtgttgttttgtcaacatagatttgttttgacgcatcggctgttacacagattgtgtggcagcacgtgtcattattgtgacaacatatacttgatgacatcattgctaacaatattacacatgatacacaaacagaatcacacattaataacagtacacagtgtaacgcgtgtagctacatcctatgcTACAGTATCAACAACTTtcagactttgtgtgacaagctgctgatacaagttcctcgtctccatctgtgggcggcaagttatTTCCACAAAAACGCACCctccggctggcaagtggaacatttaaccagacccctccgctctcctccggccgtcgtcagggaagtcgagcaggacaaGAAGATCATAAAACACCGTGATGTCaagccgtacagtgagcgaggtgtacccaaccacacagacggcccgccagtcacacgactgtatcaccgaggtcactCATGTCACAGGTCAgctgactgtgtcacgtgcggtcgtgaggtggccagcttcctacacagtctccgtgttggtgttacaggtaggtgtgtgtattgtgtagtgtaacgttgtttacagttaaacacttacctgtgtgataaataacgaacgTATGAcaaacagtcttgtaaataagacagtgtgttagtgacgtgtgtctgtCAGTTTACGGGATGACCTCAGTGTggtattgtttatatccatgttgacagagagaaacacaacatctacaacactGACCGATACCAGCAGCGGCAcaacaccctgtctacagtggagagacgtgctgctGTTGTACTGGGATGACGTTAGTGGCGACTCGGGTATGGTTACAGagctgcaagaagcgggtatcccagtgcgggtgatgaaggacgatgacatcgaggacgtggccacggcccgcagtgacgtggtgtggatGGCGGACGGACATcatgttcgtggtctggagagaaaagtcgtcgtgtgtctaGGGGACTCTGTTGACGATTCTTTTGTACCTACAATACCAGAGTTATTCTATAAGACTTtccgacttgacctcatgtcccgctgtacgtcacaacttgtgattgtctacgCAAACGACTGGATGTGGcaatgacactgacacacctgtcacctgctgtagtcgtgtgtgagtctctcacatcaaaagttgtttttagGTTTTGTCCTCTTCTATtctcagtctatcaccacgtcatcaccttatgatgtCAAAGACAAGACGTCATTACAGTTTTTTGCAACACGAGGTCTGTGTcactgtttacacaacaacaagtgtcaacaagtttgtctgttagagaggtgtgtgtgtgtgtggtaatgtGTCACCAGATCCGTgcgtgtcaatgtgtcagtctgccagtgtgatatctgtgtgaatgtgtcagtgtacctgtcacggaccagtccgtgcctcctgtgtttttgattttttttttttgggagcgTGTGACAGTGCCCGTGCCTCTCGCGGCAATgcagtgagtagtgttcacctCGCACTCTGGCGGAGTGAACTGTTTTAGAGCATTCCCAACGCCACCGCCTAGACGGTCGGTCGTACTGTATGTCTGGATTATAGAATCTGTGAATTAAGTTCCTTACCTAGACAAGGTaacagattaaatatttgttacagttTAGATATAAGTAGCATTTCTAAATTAATCACGTGGTGACTTAATTTCTAACAGTAAATATATTCTTTTGACGTTATGGAAGTATCTGATAGGTTAAGTTATAAATTCGTTAGATTAAATAAATcaccgagttacaggaacttcGAGAGGGGACCCACTAAAGTGGACAAGGTTTTAAAGAGAAGTCCTAACAGCGGCAAGGTCCAAGAGCCTCCCTATGCCTACTCCATTTTGAGTCTGACGTCCGGGGTTGTTACCTGTCGACGTCTTGGAGTGATATTCCGGGACCCAGTGTTCGGAATACGTAGCAGCGTGgagtgtgtatttttttgtagCATTGTGTGAGATACGGATATCCTGGAGGAATACGTAACAGCTTGGagtgtgtattagtgtgttgCGGGAGTGTGTCGGTGTACCTGCACGCTCACCGTGGACGGACTGAGTGTTCCTGACGCCGAGATACGTCGGACATTTTGATGCTTACTGAAGTGACTCTGGCAAACAGTAACGTAAGTGTATTCATATTCTTTATCAGGGAGACCCTTTGTACTCTGGACCAGGTTCCAGATTGGTGATCTCCGTTACGGGACTGATCAGTTACCAATGTATTATAGATGTTTTGacgagtgagagggagagattttttttgtgtaatattGAGGCAGCAGGGAAAGCTTGTGTATCTGTACTCTTCGTGGTActctctatttttgtttaccttttgtGTACGACCTGTTGACAGCTATCCACCTAGAGTGGGCATAAGCACCAGCCCCCAGCGGGCTATGTTAGTAAAGTAAGACGAGAAGCCCAATGGACAGATCGTTGTCTTGTGTGTTGTTTGAATGCGCGTGAATACCGTGTGTGACGCGGTGAGTGACAGTACCAGTGtcatatctgtgtcaatgtgtcagtctatcAGTGtcatatctgtgtcaatgtgtcagtctaccagtgtcatatctgtgtcaatgtgtctatATGTTGTACGCGTGCTGTCAAAGGGCCTCAGcagactgtaatgtcagtgccgtgcactaaagtgtttagtctgatattgtttactgccagtggtaaacaaaggggacagaactctgagactaaatacagacacgATTGGTTCATCAAAACTCACTTCACTGAGTTAAGAGATtcattgatgtaaacacaacaaacactagcggctcacttatacaacacatgttacaagtttaactgtttgacacaaacacattcactcgatgtacaaatgttgtttcacATGCTTTATAAATGTCGCCACACGTTTCACAATGAGTGTTTCAAtaaagattgttgttgttagtttaaaaCAGGTACAAACAGTTGTTAAGTGGTTAAAATAGTTGTAACAGTGACGTCACCCACAGGCACCACGTGCGCACTGTTACAACAGTCAAACAccaggctgacaatataaacatacaccacacaacaaataaacaataaataccaatgacaggatacaatacctacaccacgatcacatgacactgttacagtttgccaacatcttgtcacaacacacactataccctgaccgtgacatgtcatgacacgaagtctcacaatcagccattgctgacgtcatgt
Proteins encoded:
- the LOC112574815 gene encoding uncharacterized protein LOC112574815, with protein sequence MAIQWLRCGHHVYVVSTWSESRAASSMLYHLLLQTVKTQQSAGVSPGQPHLLLYHLDDDKDVKKAVKNLSKKASGGSLYVIADEVGSDLSINNFQTLCDKLLIQVPRLHLWAASYFHKNAPSGWQVEHLTRPLRSPPAVVREVEQDKKIIKHRDVKPYSERGVPNHTDGPPVTRLYHRGHSCHRSADCVTCGREVASFLHSLRVGVTERNTTSTTLTDTSSGTTPCLQWRDVLLLYWDDVSGDSGMVTELQEAGIPVRVMKDDDIEDVATARSDVVWMADGHHVRGLERKVVVCLGDSVDDSFVPTIPELFYKTFRLDLMSRCTSQLVIVYANDWMWQ